The DNA window CCGAATATTACTTACAGATAGATTGTAAAGCTAAAACTAGTGTTTTAAAAACCATAATTTAAAAACTAAGTTTCTAAAGTTATTGAAAAAGTATTACAGTTGAAAAAGTAAAAAAGACATTTTAAAACAAATGTAAGTTTGTAATCTTTAGAAAAAATATAATTGTAAAATCTATTGATTTTATGATAATTGTGGAAAAGTCTTCTTTTGAATAAGGGAGACTTTTTTTTACATTTACATATTATGAAATATGATAATGACTATATTAGAAAAGAAGCTGATGACAAACTGAAAGGTAAATTCAGAAATCTTTTTATGCAAAATAATATAAAGTTAAAAGAACATTCGGGTTCAGCAGGAGAAGATAATGGAACAAACTTTTATTTTGACGTAACAAATGAAAATGAGGAACATATTTTTTTCATTATAAATCAGAATAAAGGAACTTGTACGGATTTACAGATTAAGAATGAAGAGATATAAATTTTGGTAAAATATATCACAGAATTAGTCTAATAAACGCAATCAACTATTATACTGAATTTGACGAAGCAATAATTTTCACGATATGTGATTTGGCAAATAATAATATTTATTGGTATGATATACAAAATGATATTATTTTAAGAGACAGGATTTTAGAGCAAAAAAGTAATGATATTGACGCTAGTCAAATATATATACCAACGGAAAATATTTTGAATGAGAGTACATTTAATGATTTTCTTAATAAGATTGAAAATGCGAAATTAATTCAAATTCGAAAGAAAAATATTTTAAATGAAAATTACGAAGCTGATTATTCCAAAATAGAAACTGAAATAAGTGAAAAACGTACTATTGATAAAATTGATTATACATTAAATTTATTTGAAGGAATAAAGGTTTTTCCTACAAAAGTAATTTGTAAATTATTGTCTTTTGGTGAATCTGACGATAGTAAAAGCCACATAAGTGGATTTAGTTTTTACACTTATAATGAAGAGTTCTTTAGTTTAATGGAAAAAGTAAAATTGTCAAATAACCAATTTACATTAACAGATAATGAATCATTTGTCAATAATCAAAATGAAAAAATAAAAAATATAGTTTCTTTTTTACTAATAAATCATATTCACCATATCTGGTGGAGAGGAAAAGAACAAAAAGAACAGATTTGTGTACATAAGTTTCATTATAATAAATGTAATTGTGAGAGATGTAGTTTAGGAAGATGTAAAAAAGTATTTTAAAATAATAGTATGAAAACTTACGACCTTAATTTTACCCCTTAGAGGTCATTGAACTTTTTATTTCCAATATTATATATGAAATTTAATGGCACAACAGAATTTTAAAATCGTCGAAACAAATTATAATCTTAATGATTATGAGTCAATTAGAAAGGATTTACTAAATTTTGAATTTTTTAGACAAAATCTAAATACACATAGAACCTGTACTAAACACAAGGCAAAAGATGAATTTAGAGTTATGGCGAATGATAACAAGAAATTCTTTTTAATGATAGATAATGAGGAAAATGCATTAGCTTTTTTAAATGCCGATGAAGCACTTGATTATGGATTATTGGAAACGGACTTTCAGGAGGAGATAGAAAAAATCACTTCAGAAAACATTGAGAAAAAAGCTGAAGAATTTTTAAACCGCTTTAATAAAAAATTCCAACTTGATGTCAATTATAATCCAAGCGAATCAGATATTGAGGAAATCGACAGGAGAGTAAAAAAGACTATCTGGGATAAGGAAAATCGTTTTCTATTAAATTTTTACATGATGGCGGTAACCAAAAGAAAATTCAATTTTTCTGAATGGAAGTTTGAAAAGATAAATACTTTTAATCCTTTTTATATTCCTCAATACGTTAGAAGGAATGGTTCTTTTAACACTTATTACGGTATTTTAAATCCAAAGTCAAGAAAATACTTTGATTTCAAACAGTATATAGGGCTATAAAAGATATTAATTGCCACAAAGCAGGCGATAATATATTACAGAAGAGTGACGAGGGTTTTAAAGACAAACCGAAATTTAAAATTATGTATATACAAAATATAGAAAAGAAATATGAGATAATTACTAAAAAAAGAGCCCACGCCGTTGTATATACTATTAAGTATTCAGTGAGTGTTCATGACCGCAACTTGTGGATGTACAAGTACCCTCGTAATTTTTTTCCAGTTTTCCAATGATTAATTCGATACCAGCCATTTCTGCTTTGTATTTTATTTTGGTCTGCAATTCCTATCTTCTCTTCCTGATTTTTAAGAATAAGTGTGCCCGGCTGTTGTTTGATGCAGAAATCGATATGCCTCCTGCTGTACAAATGAAGCCCATGACTTACATACCTGCTTTCCAAATTCTCTGTTTTATAAAGAGCCCTTTGTTTCTGTTAGCTCTTTTCCGGAACGTGCATAGGCAATGCCGGTTTGAATCCTTTTTCGACTTGCCTGCATAATCACCTGGGTGGGTATACAAAAACAGAGACAGAACTTTATTTTGCAGGGTACCTAAACAGTACAAAGTCTATCATAAAAGGCTTTCTATAGATATAGAAAGCATCATCACTCAGACATTTAAAAGAAAAAAAAGCGGACAACTTGGTGGCTTTTATTAATAAATATAGGGACAAATCCGGGACTGCTTTTCACAAACCCCAATTAGCTTATTATTTTGTAAGTCTCTCTTAAAATCTTCCTAATGCTGGTGTATTCTATGACAAATTTTAATGAAACATTTTTAAATATAAATTGATCTATAAGGGCTCTCATAATCTTGAGGTTTTTTTAATTATAAAATTTGAGACATTTATAGCCAAACAATACTACATTTTACTTTCTACATTCATTAAAGCCTTATTGCTTTATAACTTTATTCACTTATGTAATGAAAAAATGGAAAAAGAAAATAGTGTAAATGATAGGGTAGAAAAAGTAAAAGATACTTTACTGGTATTAAACAATACGATCAATACCATCGGACTTGTTCAGGGTGTTGATAAAGAAGGCAATCTCAAAGAAGTTTTACCTAGAAATACAGATTCCCAACAAATGATCAGTATTGATGCCGATGAAGGCTCATTCACCAGTTTCTTTACGGATTTTTACAGTCAGCTTAAAAACCCTTCTGATTTCTCCCCCTTGCTGGCGCGAGCGTCACGCTCGTGTCCGAATAAAGATTAATCTATAAATAAATCCGGGAAGGTATACTTTCTCGGATTTTTATTAGCTATGTTTTTAGAATTATACAAATACTATTTCTTTAGAATTAAGTAATATTAAAGGTTTTTGAACAAAAATTAAATTACACCCATCAGAATCCTATTGAACGTGGTTTTGTAACAGAGCCTTATGCATGGAAATATAGTAGTGCAAGAAATTACTATAATGATGATCAGGAAATTTTGGAAATAGAGTTAAATTTGTAATTAATGAATAGGCAACGAGCGTGACGCTCGCGCCAGCGTGGGGAGATAATAGTAAATAATCTAGATTTCAAATACAATCAAGAGCATCATTATGGAAACCAATAAAATGATAAACCAATTAAATTTTTTATTTGAAAGGTTAGACTTTAAAACAGTATCAACTTCAGATAATAATGATTTTAGAACATTAGCGCATAGTTTCTTCACACAGATAAACAAACTTAGAGATGAAGGCTTGATTTTAAATGATGATTTTAAAAAATTGATCAATGATAAACATATTGAATATGATGATGATAATTATGGAAGTGATCCACTTTTTGAAGAAAGAATGCAGCATATTCTCTCTGAATTAACAGGATTCTGCTCACCTCCTTGGTTTTGGAGCACGCCATTTGATGAATATCTGGCTAATAAATGGTAATATCAGGTCGATTTTGTTATTGATATAAGTTCGTCTCTTAGTAATGGGAAAAGAAAGATAGATAAACTATAATCTTATGAGAAAAATAAAAATAATTACGAATACTATATCTATTTTATTACTAGCATATCTACTGGTGGATTTAGTTTTCTTTAGAATAAACACAATGCCTATTCTAACTCAAATCAAGCATGATGATTTTATTAAAGAAGCTGAAAATATAAAGGATTTAGCTAAATCTAAAACGGAACTAAAAAAATGGATCAATGAGAGATATCGTTCTGCGTATTCGCAGAATGATTTAAATGTGAGATACCTCTATATTGTTGTTTCCTTATTTTTAATAAATGTTTTTAACACCTTATTTAACGGTAGAAATAAGCATAAATATACGGAATCCAAAAAAGTGAATAAGTTTTCAAGATAAGTAGAATGGGAAGGGAATGAGCATGACAATGTTTCTAAGTTTTTAACAAAGGAATATTTATTTTTAGGGTAGTTAATAATCCACAATAAAACGACAAACCACAATTTTCTTTATATTTGTACAAAGCACATTTAAGATCACTATGGAAAAGCTAAAAAGTCTAAGAAAGCAAAGAGGATATACTCAGGAATACATGTCGAACATCTTATCAACAGATGTTTCTAATTACTGCAGAAAGGAAAATGGAGATGTGAAAATATATGATGATGAATGGGAAAAACTGGCTAAAGCTTTAGAAGTTCCAGTGGAAGAAATTAAGGAAGAAAGAACTCCTGCTGTAGTGCAGAATAATGAAAACTTTAGTGATAATGCTGCAGGGATAAATTACAATTACTATAACGTTCCCAATCAGATCATGGATAACCTACAGGATTATATTAA is part of the Chryseobacterium paludis genome and encodes:
- a CDS encoding helix-turn-helix domain-containing protein; this translates as MEKLKSLRKQRGYTQEYMSNILSTDVSNYCRKENGDVKIYDDEWEKLAKALEVPVEEIKEERTPAVVQNNENFSDNAAGINYNYYNVPNQIMDNLQDYIKMLKEQVEFLKQELEKSRSEK